The following proteins are encoded in a genomic region of Ptychodera flava strain L36383 chromosome 23 unlocalized genomic scaffold, AS_Pfla_20210202 Scaffold_24__1_contigs__length_23054250_pilon, whole genome shotgun sequence:
- the LOC139124500 gene encoding uncharacterized protein — translation MDAEAEWDDLSLTNSQLDTVFALADQHYENANESSLSESHQSVQQPVLAVLGSPNNHDHDDLSKCMIYDDDEEEEDGGGLNQFPRIPHKPRKQYIKLRRNLVMVKKTWDFPWGEETNISEENGTVGQHQHQH, via the exons ATGGACGCTGAGGCCGAGTGGGATGACCTATCGCTGACAAATTCCCAATTGGACACAGTATTTGCGTTGGCGGACCAACACTATGAAAATGCT AACGAGTCGTCTCTGTCGGAGTCCCACCAATCCGTTCAACAACCAGTACTGGCAGTATTGGGATCGCCGAACAATCATGATCATGAT GACCTCAGTAAATGCATgatatatgatgatgatgaggaggaggaggatggTGGTGGTCTCAATCAATTTCC acGAATTCCGCATAAACCGAGAAAGCAGTACATCAAACTCAGAAGAAATCTTGTCATGGTCAAGAAAACATGGGATTTTCCATGGGGAGAAGAAACCAACATCAGCGAAGAAAACGGTACTGTGGGtcaacatcaacatcaacattaa